The Arvicola amphibius chromosome 5, mArvAmp1.2, whole genome shotgun sequence genome contains the following window.
tccttttctgttttgtttgcagTCTAGAGATcttttgggtttatttatttgctgtatCTAGTAAGCTGCAAGCAGAGGCTCCCGCTGCTCGGGCAGCTCCCCATTAGCTCTCAAAGCAGGGCAGGCTGGTGCCTCAGTTGAGCAGGGCTGCCTTCTTCTTCCGCTTCCCTATTTTCTCACTaaggacattcttttttttttttttttttttttactttttctcactTTCATTTATGACAGATTTTCCCCGATCTCTTCTGGTCAAAAATTCTTGGAGACAATCCCATCAGCTTTAGCCAATCGGAGAATAGAATCATCTGACTCGCCCATCCTGCGAATGGCCCCGCAGATAGCGTAGGTTTTAAACTGGCCATTAAACCGACCTGTGACCCTGTCAACCTCGGCCACGTTCATCTGAATGGACGCGTGGTCCTTGGCACCAATGATGCGGTTGCTCGCGGAGCATTTCCGCGGCACGTACAGGTCCACGAACTCGCCGGCGTCGTTCTGCATGTTGAGGTCCTGCCTGCTCGCTAGGCCGAGGGAGCGCAGAAAGGAAGTGGCTCCGTCCCCGGTCAGTACTATTGGGCCACTAAGGACATTCTTTGGGCTCTCAAAGTACATCGTACTTTGAGTACGATGCACTTTTATTCTTCTGACAATTGTGCCCTTAAATTTCTTGTTTACGACAATGTCAACAGTGTGCCGGGTGGTGACACTGTAGACTCTTCCAGGTTTGCCATGGTAACATTTCCAGGGCATTCCATTCCATGGATGTTTACAACATCATCCTTTCTGTAGATGTGTGTGGCCTAAGGAATAACTCTGTGTTCTCTGAAAGGCCAAGAGATCACACATCAGATGGCTGTCTCTTTTTGTGTTTGTCCTCTTGGCAAACAGCTGGAAGATAGTGTTTCTGGCtgaaagagttgttttgttttatgaacttaggtctcatgtagctcaggctgtccctgAAATCATGATCCTTTtatccccacctcccaagtgctgggtttacatcTGTGAGCCGCTGTCCCCAGTTGTACCCAGAATTTTTGAGGAAAGCATGGGTATGCCCCGCAGATGGCAGACAGGGTGAGTTCCGACTTGCTCTGCATGGCCTTCTCTTCCCTGAACCATTCATTGCCTTTGCAATTCTGCAAGAGCCACAATGGTGGATGCTGAGGACCAAAGCTCTTGGCTGCCTCCTCTCGTTCTGACTGCTCCTTTTCATCCGTGTGATCATCTGGAACCTCCCCGCAGTGTGTCACCCCAGGGAGGCAAAGTATAGTTCAGAAACTCACACTCCGGGGTGCAACTGTTGGTCATCTGGATCAGTGGTGCTCAGTAAAGCAGAAACGACTGCGGGTGCCGTGCAGCAGGGGACATCACAGGACCATACGGTGCCTTCCGCCtgtacaccaccatgtccagctcctGAAAGTCCAGCTTTGGTTTCTTCATTTGCTTAGTAGGCCAGGAGGTTAGGAGTCCCCGTACCTCAtctcctctgtcctctcccaAAAAAGCCTCATCTCTGCCAGGGAAGAGGACTTGTTataagtatgatttttttttaaaaaaggattggGACTTTGATAAGCTAAATCATGCATTGAAAGGACACAATAATCCATAGAAATAGGCAATACTGACAAAGATAGCATTGTTGGTCCAGTAAGAAACTTCACTTTACATCTGAACAAGAAAAGGTACAGGTAGGAAATTAAAATGCTTAGAAGGGACAGGCCGGTGAGAAGTGGGGAGGCTATACCAGAGGGAAATGTGAAACTCCCAAGGTTAACCCGTTGATCTGTgtgcccagccagccacctaCCCGAGGAACCATTCTCTCTCTGAAGGTGCATACGCTGTCTGCTTAGTTCAGTGCTGTGGAGAAACTGGGCTTGGTGCTGGTCTTCAGGCCATTCTAGCTTTTTgagaaagacttttatttttatgggtatgggattttatttttaaattattgtatctatttgtatgtatatgtatgtgtgtatgtgtatgtttgtgtgtttgtatgtgtatgtgtgtgtttgtgtgtttgtgtgtatgtatgtttgtgtgcatacctTTTCACaccatgcatgtggaggttagaggacatcTTGCAagagtttctcttctcttttcatcaCGTGGAacctgagacttgaactcaggtaggcaggcttagtggcaagtgccttagcccactgagccctcttgctgGCCCCTTCTTAAACACAAAATGAGGCAATAAAACATGGCCTACTGGGAAGAAAGAGTTATTATTCTTTCAGATGATGATGCTTCATGAGAAGGGACACTGTAAAAGCAGCGTCACTGACTTCTCCAGCTCTCCACTCTGCCCCCCTGTCATGCGGTTTGAGAGGAGAAACTGAGCAGTACCATCTGGGTGATGCCTGCCCGACAGAGGGCAGCCTGACCCAGCCTGACCTAGTCGACTATTGGAAAGCCTGCTTCTGAGATTCTGTATTAAGAATGCTATTtgtcagccgggtggtggtggcgcacgcctttaatcccagcactcgggaggcagaggcaggcggatctctgagttcgaggccagcctggtctacaagagctagctccaggacaggctctagaaactacagggaaaccctgtctcgaaaaaccaaaaaaaaaatgctatttgtcTACAGCTGTAAACTGTAGTCTCTAATATCTCATTCACAGCTCCTCTCTCCTCCGTCTTGTTAGTCTTATTTCTGAGTTTGTTCACAACTCAGGCAGAGAAAGGGAGCTCTATTGATTGGGTCTCTCTCCAGACTCTAAAAGTCTACTCTGGTCTCAGGTCTTGAGTTTTCTTCTTGTGGGTGTGgaggctcatgcctataatcccagcacttgggaggcagaggcaggcggattacccacaagtttaagaccagcctggattGTATAGTAAATTCCAAGCCAActggggctatatagtgagtgtctcaagaaaataaaaacaaatttcttccTTGTGACAAGCAATGAAATAATGGATTTTGGTCAGGACTTATTGCCACCTCATCATGGTGGATGCAGTCATGCTGGGAGCCTTGAGGGTATCTAGTAATTCTCCAGGGTGGAGCCTGAAGGAATAGGGGAAAAGATCCAGGCGATGCAGggaaagaacaaggagagaactAAAGAGAGAGACCTCTAGGTGCCCATTAGAGGGGGACAACGAAGTGAAAAGGTTTGTGGTAAAAAGATCAAAGATTTTATATCCTGTTCTGAACATTACACACTTGGGATCACCTGTAAtaaggttattttctttcaagtaGTGATCTATACCTCGGCACCCTTCCTGAAGGtaacacaaaaataataacatctccCCTGGCCTCTTCCCCAAGGTCAAAAAGACCAATCGGGTTATCTTTAGAGAATCCAGTTAACCAAAGCCCGTTAGGCAGGAAAAAGTCAGTCACATATTCCTGAACTCGCTTTTAAAAGACCCCGAAATCACAAGCTCCATCCTTACCTGTCACCGGGAACAGAGCTACCAAGGCCTAGAACAATGTAAGCAGCAATGTAAACCATTTTGAGACTCACTCAGCAGGCATTTATTAAGTGCCGACTGTGTGCCTCTCATGGGGTCTGAGAACTGGGAATGCAAAATTGAATAAGTGGCCTGAACAAAGAAGGTTTACAGTGGTGGCGATTTCCAGCAATTCAATCCAGTGTGCTTTTGTTGTGTCTCATTTTACTGAGAGcgtatttttaaagaatgtttgggAATTACAGCCCTACgataaaatatgttttgtttcaCTTCCTTTATGACAGCAGTGACCTTCTGACCAAAAGCAAAGTTCTGGCCTTTCTAAATATCCCACGTTGGCTGGGTTTAATGGGTTTTCAAAATAAATGGATTGGATTTCTCAACCTGTCAAAATACAGAGCACAAGGGCTCTCTTTAGACTTGAGAGGCCGGCTCTGAGCGCAGATCCCAACTCTACCATCTGAGCAGGAGAGCAGAGGGCCAGATTATCAGCAACCCGTTATTTTCGATGGAAACAGGGGTCATCGGAACAAAGGCGGGAGCTTGGAGGTCAGTCGAACTTCACCATGATGTTGTCTGGGCAATCAAGGCAGCTGATAACGCTGTAGCAGCAACCCTGGGAGGGGCACCTGGAAGGAGCGGGGCCACCTGAAGAAGGCGCCAAGGTCTCGATGCACCATTGCAGGCAGGAGGATGAGCCAGGAAATGATGcagtgggggatggagagatagctcagtgggtaaaagtgctggCTGCTCATGCATGGGGATGTGACTTTAGATCCTGACACGTGTAAAAGAGCTGGGTGTGTCACAGGTTGGTAAACACCACTTGGAGGAGAGATGGACACAGGAAGATCACTGGGGCGTCTGACCACCagctgagccccaggttcagtcaGAAACCCTGCTTCAAGGGCATAAGTCAGAGAGCGAGAAAACAGGATACCCAACCTCCTGCACATGTTCCCATCACCGTGCATACGTAtgccacactcatacacacccatacatgttcacacacatacacacacaaagtaaataatataaaataatgcacTGTAGTGCCCGTGTATGGAGATGTTTTAGCATTCAGCCAGTCTGTACTGTACCCCAGCTCCATTTCTCTCTGGTCATGTGACTTTGGAGAGAGCCTCAGTTCACCCATTTATGCAAAGGGACAAATAGTAATTCCAACTGCACAGGGCTGTCAATAAG
Protein-coding sequences here:
- the LOC119815728 gene encoding 40S ribosomal protein S21, with product MQNDAGEFVDLYVPRKCSASNRIIGAKDHASIQMNVAEVDRVTGRFNGQFKTYAICGAIRRMGESDDSILRLAKADGIVSKNF